The following proteins are encoded in a genomic region of Oncorhynchus kisutch isolate 150728-3 linkage group LG6, Okis_V2, whole genome shotgun sequence:
- the LOC109883089 gene encoding permeability factor 2-like: protein MSIRMSASLVVVLLALLTITEGMSLRGMGADLRCRCIETESRRIGKLIKKVEMFPPSSHCRDTEIIATLSKSGQEICLDVSAPWVKKVIEKMLANNK, encoded by the exons ATGAGCATCAGAATGTCAGCCAGCCTTGTCGTTGTGCTCCTGGCCCTCCTGACCATTACTGAGG GGATGAGTCTGAGAGGCATGGGGGCGGACCTGCGATGTCGCTGCATTGAGACGGAGAGCAGACGCATTGGTAAACTCATTAAGAAGGTGGAGATGTTCCCTCCCAGCTCGCACTGCAGagacactgagatcat TGCCACTCTGAGCAAGAGCGGTCAGGAGATTTGTCTGGATGTCAGCGCTCCTTGGGTCAAGAAGGTCATTGAGAAGATGCTGGCCAA CAACAAATGA